Genomic segment of Streptomyces sp. NA02950:
CACCTGGTCGACGAAGATGCTCTCCCCGTCCCGGCCGGTGCCGTTGTGCTCGAACAGCGCCTCGTCGAGGAAGCAGGGCGGACCCGCGTTGGGGAACACATGCTCCGCCCGCACCGCGTCGATGTAGCGCAGCGCCCGATCGAACTGCCCCTTCCGCTTGCGTGCGGCGAACTCCTTCTTCGCGGACAGCGGGAGCTGGTACACCATCGGGTACCAGATCGCCCCGGAGAACTGCACGAAGTACGCGTCCACCTCGCCGAACTCCCGGATCGCCGCGATGTCCAGCGGATGCGCGTCGTTCTGGTTGAGCAGGACGGTCCGCCCGTCGTCGAGTGAGAGCGCGGAGTCGCCGATCGGCCCGTCGCCGGGGCCGGTCAGCGCGGTGATCATGATGCGCAGACCGTCGCACTCCACCGGAACGCCGCTCCGGGTGCGCAGGAACCGGGTGAATCCGAGCCCCCGCAGTTCACGCTCCAGTTCATCGGTGGCGAAGGCCGGAAGCAGCACCGTGATGTCCTTGCGGACGGTCTGGCGCAGATTCTCCGCGTCGAAATGGTCCCGGTGCAGATGGGAGACGTACAGATAGTCGGCCGACCGCCCGTAATGGGTCCAGTCCAGGTCGGTGTTGTCCGGGAACGGGAACCAGGAGCCGAAGAAGGCGGGGTTGACCCACGGGTCGCAGAGCACCGATCCCGCGGCGGTCTCGATGAACAGTCCAGCATGCCCCAGTCCGGTCACGCGCATACCACAGCACCCCAGCCAGCTAGGCAACATCGGATATGTCAACCGTGTAGGGTTTTTGTGTGATCTGCACCCGTGGTTGCGCTCCGCGGGTGGCGCTGGTCCGCCACCCGGGTCACCGCCGGGCGACGGAGCGCCCCGGCGGGCCCGTCACCGGGTGCCGGAAAGGCGACGGGCCGCCGCCGCTTCCGGTGGGATCCGGATGCGACGGCGGCCCGGGAGTCGGCCGCGAGGTCAGCGGGCGGCGGTGGCGGTGCTGTTCGCGCCGGTCGCCTCCGCCGTCCGGGCAGCCGTACCGGCCGTCGGACGCGGGGTGAGCTGACGCTCGGCGAGCTGGCCGAAGATCAGCCCGAAGGAGATCCACAGGGTGCACTGGATGGTGAGGGCCGCCAGCCGGAACTGCCACAGCAGGGTTGCCGGGAAGTGCTCGGGCACCTCGTTGAACGACGGGAGGAACGCGTAGGCCAGCCCGACCGCCGCCACGAAGGCCACCGAAGCGGCCACGGCGGCGTTCCAGTTGCCCAGCCGCGGTGCCAGCCGCTTGCCGAGGATGACCGCGGCCACCGACAGCAGTACGCCCAGCACCACCATCAGGAAGTACAGCGTGGTGCGCTGATCGAGGGTGGACGGGTCGCCGACGGACGGCGGATTCGCCGGGTACTTGAAGAACGGCACCAGGTACACCGCCACCAGCGCGCCGAGCGAGACCAGCGCGGCGGTGGCGCGCGGCCCGAACCGGCCGATGCGGCCGAGGGCCACACAGACGGCCAGGGCCGCGATGCCGCCGAAGGCGACACCGTAGATCAGTACACCGGTGGCGAGCCCGGCGGTCGACTGCATGGTACGGCTGACGAGTTCGACGCCGCCGTGCTCATGGCTGTGCGATTCCTCGAACGAGATCGCCGAGTCGATACGCGGTTCGCCCAGCAGATAGGCCACGACGAGGGCCAGCACTCCGGCGGCGAGGCCCGCGAGCATGCCCCGGACGAGCAACGCCCGGACGGATATGGAGTTCATGACGGTTCCGATTCCCCTGAGCTGGGACGTGAGGAGGGTGGGGCCGGGTCAGTGGCAGGGGAAACCGAGCAGGTGGCGCCCGTCGTGCACCCACTCGTGCACATCCTCGCCGGAGACCAGCGCGGTCGCACCCTGCTCCGCGCCGACGAAGTACAGCAGGATCAGCATGAGGACGCCGAAGAAGACGGCCCAGGGGGCGATGGCCTTGAGCGAGATGGGAGTGATCTCCGGCACCGGCTGTGCGCTGGGTGCGGGAATGGTGGACTGAGCCATGGTCGAACCTCCTGGGGAACACGCGTCCCGGTCGTGGGCACTCGAAACGACGGCGCCGGGTCTGACTCGTCCGGCGGCGGCCCCCGGGTGCGGGGTCCTCCGACGGACACACAGTGGCGCGACCGTGCCGGGCTCTCACCGGACTTCCGTCGCGCCGTCGTTGTCATGAGACGGTAGCGCGCGACAGCTGTTCACCGCTACGGCGTGGATAGCAGAATGTGCGCCCCTACGTGGGCGAATGGTGCAGACGAGGGGGACAAGGTGGTGCGTATCACGCTGGTGACGCCCGCGGTCAACGCCGCATTGCGGCAGGTGAGGTTTGACGACGCCCCTCCCGACCCGGCCGCCGCCCGCCGTGCGGAGGCCGCCGCGGGTGCCCTGCCGCACCATGACACCGGCCTCACCGCCCCCTCCGAACGCTGCCGCGGCACCGCACGGGCGCTGGGCCTGGACGCCGAGGTGACGGAGGGGCTGCGCGATCTGGACGTGGGCCGCTGGCGGGGCCGCTCGCTGGACGAGGTCGGCCGCCGGGCACCGGAGGAGGTGGCCGCCTGGCTGGCCGATCCGGCGGCGGCCCCGCACGGCGGCGAATCACTGCTGGAACTGCTGGAACGGGTCGGTGCCTGGCTGGAGGGCCGGGCCGGGAGCGAGGAGAGGGTACTCGCCGTCGCGGACCCCGCGGTGGTCCGGGCGGCGCTGGTGCACGCCCTCGGCGTCCCCGCCCGGACCTTCTGGCGGCTCGACGCCGCCCCGCTGACCGCCACCGAGCTCAGCGGCCGCTCGGGGCGCTGGAACCTGCGCTGCGGGCGGCCGCTGACGGCGGCGGAGTGAGCGGAGACCTCAGCCGGTGCCGCCGGGCAGCGCGGCCCGCACCTCCCGGGCGGCGGCCACCAGGTTCTCCAGCGAGGCCCTGACCTCCGGCCAGCCGCGCGTCTTCAGCCCGCAGTCCGGGTTGACCCACAGCCGCTCGGCCGGAATGGCCTCGAGCCCCCTGCGCAGCAGGGCGGCCGCCTCGTCGGCCCCCGGCACCCGCGGGGAGTGGATGTCGTAGACCCCGGGGCCGACCTCGCGCGGATACCCGGCCCCGGCCAGCTCCCCGGCCACCTGCATATGCGAGCGCGCCGCCTCCAGGCTGATCACATCGGCGTCGAGGTCGTCGATGGCCTGGAGGATGTCGCCGAACTCGGCGTAGCACATATGGGTGTGGATCTGGGTGTCCGGGCGCACACCGGAGGTGGTGAGCCGGAACGCCTCCGTCGCCCAGGCCAGATAGCCGGGGCGGTCGGCGGCACGCAGCGGCAGGGTCTCGCGCAGCGCGGGCTCGTCGACCTGGATGACCGGGGTCCCGGCCGCCTCCAGATCGGCCACCTCGTCGCGCAGGGCGAGCGCCACCTGCCGGACGGTCTCCGCGCGCGGCTGGTCGTCGCGGACGAAGGACCAGGCCAGCATGGTGACCGGGCCGGTGAGCATCCCCTTGACCGGGCGGTCGGTGAGCGACTGGGCGTACGCGGTCCAGCGGACCGTCATCGGGTCGGGGCGGGAGATGTCCCCGGCCAGGATCGGCGGGCGGACATAGCGGGTGCCGTACGACTGGACCCAGCCCGACCGGGTGGCCAGATAGCCCGAGAGCCTTTCGGCGAAGTACTGCACCATGTCGTTGCGCTCGGGCTCGCCGTGCACCAGGACGTCGATCCCCGCCTTCTCCTGGAAGGCGACCACCTCCCGGATCTCGGCCCCGACCCGCTCCTCGTACCCGGCGGTGTCCAGCCGCCCGGCCCGCAGCCCGGCGCGGGCGGTGCGCAGTTCGTCCGTCTGCGGGAAGGAGCCGATGGTCGTGGTCGGCAGCAGGGGCAGCCGCAGCCGGGCGCGCTGGGCGGCGGCCCGTTCGGCGTACGGCAGCGAGCGGCGCGCGTCGGCCGCGGTGACGGCGGCGGTGCGGGACCGTACGGCGGGGTCGCGGGTCAGCGCGGACCCGGCCCGGGAGGTCAGATCGGCGCGGTTGGCGGCGAGCTGTGCGGCGATGGTGTGCGTACCCTCGGCCAGCCCCCGGGCCAGAGTGGCGATCTCGGCGGTCTTCTGACGGGCGAACGCAAGCCAGCGCGCGATCTGCGGATCCACCTCGCGCTCGGCCCTGGCGTCCAGCGGAACGTGCAGCAGCGAGCAGGACGCGGACACATCCACCCGGTCGGCGAGGCCCAGCAGCGTACCCAGGGTGGACAGCGAGGCGGCCAGATCGTTGATCCACACATTGCGGCCGTCCACCACCCCGGCGACCAGCCGCT
This window contains:
- the metE gene encoding 5-methyltetrahydropteroyltriglutamate--homocysteine S-methyltransferase, translated to MTTESAATAATATVYGYPRQGANRELKKAVEGYWKGRVTAGELRRTAAELRRANWRQLADDGVHEVPTGDFSLYDHVLDTSVMVGAVPDRHRAAVDADPLDGYFAMARGTSEVAPLEMTKWFDTNYHYLVPELGPDTVFRADSARQAAELREALALGHTARPVLVGPVSYLLLAKPAPGVDPSFAPLTLLDRLIPVYAEVLADLRAAGATWVQLDEPALVQDRTPAELNAAARAYRELGALTDRPRLLVASYFGRLGEALPVLAKAPVEGLALDFTGPAAAQVDDLAAVGGLPGKRLVAGVVDGRNVWINDLAASLSTLGTLLGLADRVDVSASCSLLHVPLDARAEREVDPQIARWLAFARQKTAEIATLARGLAEGTHTIAAQLAANRADLTSRAGSALTRDPAVRSRTAAVTAADARRSLPYAERAAAQRARLRLPLLPTTTIGSFPQTDELRTARAGLRAGRLDTAGYEERVGAEIREVVAFQEKAGIDVLVHGEPERNDMVQYFAERLSGYLATRSGWVQSYGTRYVRPPILAGDISRPDPMTVRWTAYAQSLTDRPVKGMLTGPVTMLAWSFVRDDQPRAETVRQVALALRDEVADLEAAGTPVIQVDEPALRETLPLRAADRPGYLAWATEAFRLTTSGVRPDTQIHTHMCYAEFGDILQAIDDLDADVISLEAARSHMQVAGELAGAGYPREVGPGVYDIHSPRVPGADEAAALLRRGLEAIPAERLWVNPDCGLKTRGWPEVRASLENLVAAAREVRAALPGGTG
- a CDS encoding CbtA family protein, producing MNSISVRALLVRGMLAGLAAGVLALVVAYLLGEPRIDSAISFEESHSHEHGGVELVSRTMQSTAGLATGVLIYGVAFGGIAALAVCVALGRIGRFGPRATAALVSLGALVAVYLVPFFKYPANPPSVGDPSTLDQRTTLYFLMVVLGVLLSVAAVILGKRLAPRLGNWNAAVAASVAFVAAVGLAYAFLPSFNEVPEHFPATLLWQFRLAALTIQCTLWISFGLIFGQLAERQLTPRPTAGTAARTAEATGANSTATAAR
- a CDS encoding CbtB-domain containing protein, whose amino-acid sequence is MAQSTIPAPSAQPVPEITPISLKAIAPWAVFFGVLMLILLYFVGAEQGATALVSGEDVHEWVHDGRHLLGFPCH
- a CDS encoding histidine phosphatase family protein, whose protein sequence is MVRITLVTPAVNAALRQVRFDDAPPDPAAARRAEAAAGALPHHDTGLTAPSERCRGTARALGLDAEVTEGLRDLDVGRWRGRSLDEVGRRAPEEVAAWLADPAAAPHGGESLLELLERVGAWLEGRAGSEERVLAVADPAVVRAALVHALGVPARTFWRLDAAPLTATELSGRSGRWNLRCGRPLTAAE